Within Gemmatimonadota bacterium, the genomic segment ACGGCGGACCTGCTGTGGTCTCTCACGCGCCGCTCGCGCACTCCCATCCGCAACTGGCTGCTGGACCAGCGCTTCGTTGCGGGCGTGGGCAACATCTACGCGAACGAGGCGCTGTTCCTGGCCGGCGTGCGCCCGCGGCGCGGCGCGCGCACGCTCCGGAAGCGCGATGTGGAGAAGCTGCGCGGAGCGCTGCGGGACGTCCTGCGGAGGGCCATCAAGGCTCGCGGCACCACCCTCAGCGACTACCGCGACGGCAGCGGAGAAGAGGGCGGCTTCCAGCAGAAGCTGCTCGTGTACGGGCGCCAGGGCGAGCCGTGCTCGCGCTGCGGCACGCCCATCAAGCGGATCGTCCTCAGCAACCGCTCGGCGTTCTACTGCCCGGAATGTCAGCGGTGAGGGTGCGCGGCATCACGACGCCGCACCCGGAGGCGCCGCGGCTGCTGACCGACGCCGCTTCCGGCACGCCCATGGGCCGCCGGCTGCGCCGCCTGCGCGCGCAGGTGAGGGACAGCGCCGAGAATCGGCCGGGCATCTACTTCATGTACGACGCCAACGGGGCCCTGATCTACGTGGGCAAGTCGGTGCGCGTGCGGAGCCGGCTGCTGTCCTATTTCCGCAGCCGCACGAGCGAGAAGGCCGCCGAGATCCTGCGTCGCACCGAACGCATCGACTGGGAGCCCCAGCCGAGCGAATTCGCGGCGCTGCTGAGGGAGATGCGCCTCATCCGCGGCCGGCAGCCGCCGCACAACGTCCAGCACCGGCGCGACCCCGGGTACTCCTTCGTGAAGGTCACCGCGGACGCCGCGCCGCGCCTGACCGTCACCACCAGGGTGGAGGCGGACGGCGCCACCTACTACGGCCCTCTGCGGGGCCGGGCGGCGGTTCGGGCGGGGACGCGCGAGTTGGCGGACCTGCTCAAGCTGCGGGACTGCCCGCCGGCCACGCCCACGCGCTTCCGCGACCAGGCGGAGCTTTTCCAGATCGCTCTGCAGCCGGAGTGCGTGCGCGCGGAGCTGAACCGCTGCCTGGCGCCCTGCGCGCGCCGGTGCGGCGAGGCCGACTACGCCGCCAACGTGGCCGAAGCGAGGGCCTTCCTGGAGGGGCGCTCGGACGGCCCGCTGGCCGCCCTGGAGGAGCGCATGAAGACCGCGGCGCGGCGCACGATGTTCGAGCACGCCGCGCTGCTCCGCGACCGCACCGAACGCCTGCGCAAGCTGCGCGACCAGCTTCGCATGCTGCGGCGCGAAAGCAGGGAGCTGTCGGTCGTCTACCGCGTACCCGGCCACGGCGGCGAGGACCGGATCTACCTGCTGGTCCGCGGCACGATCGCCGAGGACCTGCCCGCGCCGCGGGACGCGGCCGGGGAGGAGCGGCTGCGGGCCGCGGTGGCCCGGCTCGCGCGCCGGCGCCTCCCTCCGCTGCACAGCTTCGACGCCGAGCGACTGGCCGAGCTGAGGCTGGTCCTGCGCTGGTTCGACCGGAACCCGGAGGAGAAGGAACGGGCCGAGCTGCTGCGACCGCGGAGGCGGCGGCAATCGGTCACGAACGGCGCTCCCGGCGGCGGCGTACCGGTGGCGGGATGATGCAAGAGGGGGCCGGCCTCTCGGGCCGACCCCCTCGTTTCGCTTTTCGCCTCGGTTCAGCGGAGGCTCAGGACGCCTCCTCGGCGGAGCCGTTGCTGCCGAACCAGCCGAACGCCTTGTACACCAAGAAGCCGATCAGCGCGAGCGGCAACACCGTGAACACCAGGAAGCTGATCAGCCCCATCACCATGCCGAGCAACCCCATGACGATCTTGAGTCCGATGATCGCCAGGATCCCGGCGCCTCCGATTGTGACGGCCCTCATTGCCATGTCCATCTCTCCTTCGGCCGGCCGCGGCGTCCAGCGCCTCGCGACCATGTATCGCGCTCCCCGACTGCGGGGGTCGAAATCTCGCTTCGCCCTACTCTACGAGGCCCGAGCCCGCGGGTTTCAAAGGGGTACGATGCGGGCGTCCAGCGAGCCGTCCTCGACCCGCAGGATCGCGACGCTGGGCGGCTCGCCGCGCCGCGGCGCGCCGGCCGAGCCCGGATTGAGGACCCAGGGCACCGCGTGCCGCTCGATGCGCGCCTCGTGCGTGTGTCCGTGCACCACCACGTCGGCGTCCGGGTAGGCGTCGCGAAACGTGCTCGCTCGCTGATCCGCCAGCAGGTGCCCGTGGAGCAGGACGATCGTCGCGCCGGCTTCGCGCACCACCGCCTCCGCTTCGACCCGCGCGCGCCACTCGGCTCCGTCCATGTTGCCGTAGACAGCGGTAACGGGCGCCAGCGCCGCGAGGTCAGCCAGCAGGTCCGGGTCGCCGATGTCGCCGGCGTGCAGGATGAGGTCGACCCGCGCGAAGACATCGAATACGCGCGCGGGCAGCCGCCCATGCGTGTCGCTGATGATTCCGAACGTCGGCATGGCGTTCCCGGCGGTGTCAGCGCCAGCGAAAGATGGCGAGCGCCGTGCCGTACGCGGCCAGCCCCCACGCGCCGAGCGCGCCGATCGCGGGCGCCGTGTCGATGAACGTCGCGCCCTCGTTGATCACCGCGCGCAGGCCGTCCACCAGGGGGGTCAGCGGCAACGCGCGGATGAAGGCGTGCGACCACTCCGGAAAACGCTCGTAGCTGAAGAACACACCCGACAGAATCCACATGGGCACCGCCACCAGATTCATGATGCCGGCGATCCCTTCGGTGGTGCGGGCGCGGCTCGCCACCAGCAGCCCGAACGACGTGAATACGAAGGCGCCGAGCACACCCAGCAGGGCGACGAGGGCCACGCTTCCGCGCACCGTCACGTCGAACACGAGCCAGGCGAACGCCAGGATGGCGGCTATCTCAACCGCCAGGAAGAGCAACCTGCCGAGCAGGAACGACGCCATGAACTCCCAGCGGCGCATGGGCGTGGCCATGTAGCGCTTGAGGAGCTGGCCCGACCGCATGCGCACGACGGTATAGCCCACTCCCCAGAGCCCGGTGCTGAGCAGGTTCAGGCCGATCAGGCCGGGGATGAGGAAGTCGATGTAGCGCGAGCCGCGTTCTGCCACGGGCTCGAGCCGCGTGAGCACCGGATCGGCGCGCCCGGCTCCTCGCTGCAACGCGTCGTCCACCAACAGGCGCGCCTCGCGGGCGCCGGGCGCGGTCGGATCCTGGCGATACGTCACGCCGTCGTCGCCCGGGACGACCACGAGCGCCACGCGACCGCGCCGGAGCGCTGCCACCGACTCCTCGTCTCCCAGCAGCTCGACCTCGATACCCGACACGTCACCGAGCGCCGCGGTCAGCGCGCCCGCGCCCGGGCCCTCGAGCACGCCCACCCTGACGGTCGGCTCGCCGCGGCTGGAGAAGGCGAAACCCAGCAGCAGCGCCAGCACGATGGGGAAGACGAAGGTCCAGAAGACGGCCTCGGGCTCGCGCACGAATTCGCGCAGGCGGGTCAGCGTGAGCTGGAGGAGCGAGCTACTCATCGCGCAGGCTCCGGCCGGTGAGGTGCACGAATACGTCCTCGAGCGTGGCGTCGTGGGTGGCGAGGCTGGTGAGCGGCGTGCCGTCGCGCTCCAGGCGGGAGAGCAGCGCGGGCACGGTCACGTGCACGCCCCGCACCGTCAGCGCCCAGCGCTCCCCGTCCCCCAGCACGCGCGAGACGCCCGGCAAGGCGGCGAG encodes:
- a CDS encoding ABC transporter permease — encoded protein: MSSSLLQLTLTRLREFVREPEAVFWTFVFPIVLALLLGFAFSSRGEPTVRVGVLEGPGAGALTAALGDVSGIEVELLGDEESVAALRRGRVALVVVPGDDGVTYRQDPTAPGAREARLLVDDALQRGAGRADPVLTRLEPVAERGSRYIDFLIPGLIGLNLLSTGLWGVGYTVVRMRSGQLLKRYMATPMRRWEFMASFLLGRLLFLAVEIAAILAFAWLVFDVTVRGSVALVALLGVLGAFVFTSFGLLVASRARTTEGIAGIMNLVAVPMWILSGVFFSYERFPEWSHAFIRALPLTPLVDGLRAVINEGATFIDTAPAIGALGAWGLAAYGTALAIFRWR
- a CDS encoding metallophosphoesterase family protein; its protein translation is MPTFGIISDTHGRLPARVFDVFARVDLILHAGDIGDPDLLADLAALAPVTAVYGNMDGAEWRARVEAEAVVREAGATIVLLHGHLLADQRASTFRDAYPDADVVVHGHTHEARIERHAVPWVLNPGSAGAPRRGEPPSVAILRVEDGSLDARIVPL
- the mutM gene encoding DNA-formamidopyrimidine glycosylase, with translation RPDILSGTDPAGLGRRLRGRRLKRIGRRGKNVLFELDDGGRMLVNLGMTGRLVTTDAPNAGDMRHVAARFALEDGPDLLFDDTRRFGRIEMLEPDAWAKRDAALGAEPLSDRFTADLLWSLTRRSRTPIRNWLLDQRFVAGVGNIYANEALFLAGVRPRRGARTLRKRDVEKLRGALRDVLRRAIKARGTTLSDYRDGSGEEGGFQQKLLVYGRQGEPCSRCGTPIKRIVLSNRSAFYCPECQR
- a CDS encoding GIY-YIG nuclease family protein, yielding MRVRGITTPHPEAPRLLTDAASGTPMGRRLRRLRAQVRDSAENRPGIYFMYDANGALIYVGKSVRVRSRLLSYFRSRTSEKAAEILRRTERIDWEPQPSEFAALLREMRLIRGRQPPHNVQHRRDPGYSFVKVTADAAPRLTVTTRVEADGATYYGPLRGRAAVRAGTRELADLLKLRDCPPATPTRFRDQAELFQIALQPECVRAELNRCLAPCARRCGEADYAANVAEARAFLEGRSDGPLAALEERMKTAARRTMFEHAALLRDRTERLRKLRDQLRMLRRESRELSVVYRVPGHGGEDRIYLLVRGTIAEDLPAPRDAAGEERLRAAVARLARRRLPPLHSFDAERLAELRLVLRWFDRNPEEKERAELLRPRRRRQSVTNGAPGGGVPVAG